From Salarias fasciatus chromosome 8, fSalaFa1.1, whole genome shotgun sequence:
CCAGAGCCAGGCGGCCCCGGGAGGAGCCAAGCCGGCCGCCCTGCCGGCCAACCTGGACGAGTTCAAGGTATAGTCCAGCCCGGCCTCGTTTCTCCTCACACGTTGAGTCAGCTGCGGCGGTTTGAGGATCGACGCGGTTTCTCATCCTCCAGGTCGCCGAGTTGAAACAAGAACTGAAATTGCGTGGCTTGACCGTTTCGGGCACCAAGAACGACCTCCTCGAGAGGCTCCGCAACTACCAAGAGCAAAATGGCGGCATGGCAGCGATAGTGAGGAACGGAACGGGTCAGCCGGGCGCCGCTGTTGCCGCCGTCGGCATCAGCACATCTCCTCCGGCCACAGTTCCGGGACACGACCAGCAGCCGGCCGAGAGCGGCTTCAAGCTGGCGCTGTCCTCGTTGGCTCAGGCGGTGCCGGGCCGGGTGATGCGGTTTGGAAGCACCAGCTCCAGCCCCCCGGTGTCACCGACGCCGTCCGAGAGGTCATTGGCCGGGATGAGCCCCGACGAAACCAGCTGCAGCGGAGACATGTTTGGAGAGATGGTGAGAACCACGTGTTAAAGCCTTCGATAAAGTTCCTGTTTCTCTGAATCAGAGGACCAACTCAGGGGTTTTTGATTTGGAAACGTGTTATATTTTGGTCATATGCATATCagacttgtgttttcagttctgAATGTTCAGAATTTTAACCTGCCGCtgtcatttttctctttgtccAGGTGAGCTCTCCCCTGACTCAGCTCACCCTCCACCCGTCTCCTCAGCAGCCCACCGGCGCCTCCCCTCTCTCACAGCCGCTCTCTGCGGTGAAAGAGGAGAGCCAGAGCTCCTGCGGTCTGTCCCAGCCTTCGCCGGCGGCCGTCCAGGCCGCAGAGCCGCCGTCCGGAGTGGCCATGGACACGTCCTGCATGGACAAAGACCAGATGCTCCAAGAGAAAGACAAGCAGATCGAGGAGCTGACGAAAATGCTGAGGCAGAAGCAGAGGCTGGTGGAGACCCTCAGGTCCCAGCTGGAGCAGGGCAAGGCGGGGGGTGGCGTGGTGgtgaagaaggaaggaagtgaGAAAAGCAGGACGTCCTCGGAGGTGAAGCTTCAGACGCTGATAAAAGCCTCGGCTGTTCAGCCTGCGTCGCTCCCTAACACCATCGTGCTGACGGTGAAGAAAGAGGCCGAGCccgaggaggacatggagggaGTAACGGAGGAGACCCCGGCGAAGAAGGCGGCCCAGCCGATGCAGTGCTCCCAGGAGACCCtgctcaggctgcagcagatccACCGGCTGCAGGTTCAGCAAGCCgaacagcagaagcagcagccgcAGAAAGTCTCAGAGGCCAAGGTGGCGCctcaaaaacagcagcagcagcagcagcagaagaaggacgcccagatcctgctgcagcagcagcagcagctgcagcagctcatcatccagcagacccagcagaagcagctgcaggcgcAGCAGAAGCTGGCCCAGCTGAAACAGAGGCCGGCCCAGCTTCAGCAGAAGAGCCCTGTCCAGCTCAAGCAGATCCAAGTGCAGATTCAGAACCAGGCCAGTCTGAAGCCCGCGGCAAACCCGACccagcagaggaagcagcagaggcagcagctgaagcagcagcagccggcggccGCCACCACGCAACAGGTAACCAGAACAGGAGACCATGAGAACTGGAGATCAGTCACTAGAAGGAAGGAAGTGGCGGGTCATCTGTGCAGCTATCAGACAAGAATATTGCTCTATTGATCAACCTCAAGGTGCTTTTTTGAGTTCTTCTCCTAAATTAAGAAAATTAATGGTTTGCAAAGAGGCCCTTCATAATTATAACTGTGATACGACTGACGGAGCAAAATCACTCTCACGCCCACGAGCAATTTAAAGTTACAacgctgcagaggaagaaaaagcaaTTCAAAtagggaaataaatgtaaaaactaaTATCCTAGTCATCATTATCTTATATGTGTGTTTAATAGGTGAAGAATTAtcaatcattaaaacaaaagacaagCTAAACGAGctaaaaagttttataaaatGTCTATATTCAAAATAATCTAGAGCAAAACTAAATAGTAATCCCTCAGGGCATGCTGGAGCTCCTCCATGCTTCATCAGTCTTCTTCTAGCATGTTTTCTGCTGATAGAGGAAGATAATCAGCCTCATGCGGGGCCAATAGTGAcacctgctgtcctcctccgtctccaggtGACTCCGGTCATCATCAACCAGCAGAACGGCTCTTCCCTCCACACCCAGGCCATCTCTTTAGACCTGCTGAAGGCCAACGGCACGCCCACCCTGGTGACCGACAGCAACGGGAACCACTACCTGATCGCTCTCACCAGCCACGCGCCGGACGGGCAGAACGGAGTGTCCTCATTGGCCAAAACCAACGGGCGAATCACCCTGCAGGTGTGGACCGCAGCGGCTGTTCTGAAGCTAAAGTGTAAAACAGAATCttcatctgctgtttttttgtggtgtttttttttttttttaagaggttGCAGTCAACGCCCAGTAAACTCCCCAGCACTGTCAGCCAATCCAAAGAGCAGCCGGAGGCCGAGCcggtgaagcagccagtgaaaAAGGTACGACACAATCTCTCACCAAGTTCCCCAGTTTTTACTCTTGTAGTTGTTTCATTCTGCCACAAGGGGTCACCATgtgagaataaaaagaaaagaaaggacggattttgaaatatttgcccctctcctccatcagggCCAGAAACCGGGGCTCCACCTGGACACAAACGGCGCCCCCCCGCCCGGCCAGTCGGCCACCGCTCCGCCCAGCCTGCAGCCGTTCTTCGATGACGCCTCGGACGCCGAAAGCCAAAGCAGCTTGATTTCGTCCCTGAAGGTGACTCCCGGCGAGCCGTCCTCTCCCCTGCCACCTCCGCCCGCCACACATTAAACTCTCTCcttgtttcttctcttctctcgtTTCCACCTCTTCATCACGCCACCcggcagagagaggaggtgtGTCCGCCGTACGACCGGCACACGCTCttcacccctccctctcccaaacccaccacctcccctcctcctcagcgCTCCACAGTACGTCCTCCagcgcctcctctctctccacccctCCTGCAGTATCGAtctgcttcttctctctgccTGTGCCTCCATTCTCCATCTGCTCCTCTGActtctgctgtgtgtttattcCTGATGAGCTGaattcccagaatgcattgcatGGCTGTAGccatgctgctttcagattgagaattcaaatcaattcattgatttatttcttatttaaatGCATTTGTGTCCGTATTCATCAggctgatgaatgaatgaaatcataCAAAACGAAGGATTTTTACTGTTGTTAAGAATAGAAATGAAATCATGAGtcaagagaaaaggaaaaagtttTATGGATTTTAATGGATTGTTTGACAGTATTGAGTACATAGCAGTGTTAAAAATGAAGATTAGATTATTAAACGATGGAGAAATTAGAGAAACCtgtagtttgaaaaaaaactatGCTGAGAATGAAAATATTGATAGAAAAAGTTAAGAAAACGAATTAGTTTAAAATATGCTAAGAATATAattttttcatgtgaaataagaaaaatgttctaaaaaatgtcaaataactAAACATTAAGGGACAAAGcagaataaaataatataaaaattatatttaaaataaattttggggaaaaaaatgctgggaacaagttaaaaaaaattaaaaatattttcatttgtattAAATTTCAAAGACAAAATGATAAATGAACAACCAGTTTTGAGGAAATGAAGacgaaaagaaaacagaacaaagtgagcgtgcgtgcgtgcgtgcgtgcgtgcgtgcgtgcgtgctggGTGACACTGTGCACAGTCTCGGGTGTTGCTGCTGGACAGCAGAGCTGAAGCGTTTGTCTGTCAGCAGGAGAACGGGGTGAACAGCCAGCAGATGGACGACCTGTTCGACATCCTGCTGAAGAGCGGAGGTAACGCAGCGCTGACCCGGTCGGACCGAGCTCGGTGTGTTTCCCGTCTCACGCCTTTCACTTTCTTCTCCGTCTCTTCCCAGAAATCCCCGGCTTCAAGGCCAACCCGGACCCCTCCCTCGCCCCGCTTCACTcggaccccccctccccgtcaGCCGCCACgtcccccctccacctctccccccCCACGCCCACGGAGCCCCTCGTGTCCCCGCAGCCCGCCGTGCCGTCGCCCTGCGTGGACGGCGGGCGACTGGAGGACTTCCTGGAGGGCTCGACGGCCCCCCCGCTGCTGGGCATGGACCCCAACGGCGGCCTGGCGCTGTTCGACGACCTCCACAGCCAGATGCTGAGCGCGCCCAGCATCCTGgaccaccccccctcccccatggACACGTCCGACCTGGGCTTCTCAGAGGGGGTGGACTTCGGCGACCCCGCCCTGGACAGCATGGACTGGCTGGACATCTCCATGGtggggagcggcggcggagggggcgggagCGCCGGCGgcgggagaggaggggggagcggaggcgggggcggggccggagaCGGGGGCACGAGTCTGGGCCCGCTGGCGCCGCACACGCCGCCCAGCGTCTTCTCGGCCGACTTCCTGGACAGCACGGACCTGCAGCTGCACTGGGAGTCGTGTCTGTAGCCGGCGCGCTCgcgctcacacgcacacgcggTCGCTCACACTGTGTACAGGCTCTGTCTTCAATCACTGCACAGATACCTTCACCGGCACATGCAGTCGCACGCACACTCGCATTCACTTCACCCCGTCTTCGGCTGTTACTGCGGACCGGGCCGGCGGACAGAGACGCAGGAGACGCAGGAGCTCGTTTCATACAAAGGACTTGAACGTGGTGGAACTGAAGTGGACTTCTTGAATTTAGCTCGTCCCAGCCGACTGCTTCTCGCCCGTTTTCCTCTGTCCCGGCCCGCGTTACATAACCGGGGTCAGTCACTAGCTGTAGGTCACCAAAACATATTTCGGTCCGACTGGTTCGAGTCCCTCTCGGGCTCGAGTGTCAGTGCCTCCTGAACTTTGCACTTATGCTGAATCTGATTGGTTTAAAGGAGGGCGTTCAGGTCCCCGGCCCCATCTCGGTGTGTGTTGGAGAGAAACAAAGGCAGCTGTGGCCGGCCTCAACACCACAACCTGAACCCCGCCCGCACtagtcatgaaaaaaaaaaaaaaaacaaaccttcactgGTTGAGTGTTGCTGTTGAAATGAACCATATCAGTGGCAACAGTTTGAATAGAAGCCTTATTGGAGGCTGCGTATTATTGGTAACATTATGGTAGACCACTATGTATTGCTGTATATGGGGTGTATATTATCGATTGTCCATATGACTATTTTTCTTTGCTGGCTGCTTTTGAGTTGAGCCCGCCAGCGGGGAACACGGGCTGAGGGCGGGGCTTCCAAAACACTTGGaccttgtctttttttttttaaaaaagaaaataaaaaaataaatatactgtaaaaacaacaaaaaacatgtcTGGTTTCTTTTATGGCACAATAACATAATGAAAATATCACAAACGTctgaacagcagcagtttgatcTGGTTATGCACAGAGTGAACTGGGTTGAAGTTGTTCTGGTTGTTCAGAGAATAGCCACAAGATGGCGCCATTGTAAGGAAAACGACTGATTTTTACCTACAAAAATGCTGTTTCTCTCCTGAGAGTTGGACATTTTACCACATTTTAGAGCTTTTCAAAGATCAGAATAACAGGAACAGCTGGAATTGAGTCAAGCATGCTTGATTTAGAAGCACAAAGAAAGGATGTGAGCAGGCTACGCTAATGGTGGTTATGGAAATTGTGAAACTGCGGTGTCAAATCCCCCTCACACTCTCAGGTTCTCGCCCATGCACGGAGCAGATTCAAGTCCTGAGGCCACGACGCTGACTAAGCGCAGTGAGCTCCAGCGGGCTGAAGATCTCCTCTGTGTTAAACACCCCACTGACAGCAGCCACGCAGGATCTTTAATCACTCCTGCTCTGATCATGTTCAGAATGCCCACTGCTTGAAGAACAAATTAAACATGGTGCTTGTTTAAAATCGGGTCGTCGGGGTCAAAAGGAGCTCGAATGGATCCAGTTTGAAGCAAATTAACCGTTCAGTTGTAACTCTGTCCAAAAAGTCCCAGTGAAGCCAAACCCAGGGACACACGGCGAGCGTTTGTTTCAAGCTCCACAGTGTGTGACCCGGAGAGTGCAGAAGTTTCTCGGCCTCCGTCTTTTGGCGCGGGGCGGCGTGATGTGAGAGGAGCAGTCAGGTTACGGGGATCCTGCTGCGGCTGCCGAGCCTTTGATAGCAGACGATGTGAAGGCTGACATTTGCGCGGACGGGCGATGGGGGAGCCGGAGAGAGGGATCAGTGAGGAAAGTGGGAGGCAGAAACGGAGGGGAGGAGAGTTTTGTTCTTACACCTGCTGGTTTGAAAGGTGTCAGCAGTAGAGCGGCGGAGCTGTGCACATTAAACACTCACTGTGAGCAAGAAAACTGAATGCACAGCCGTCTTATTCTGTTCCACTGTCAACTCACTTGAAATAATGGTTGGATGCAATTTGTGATGAAACACAGGACTGTCTAAAAGAGCATAAGCACAGATGAACATCAAACTActgtaggtttagactgctgagGGAACAGCCCTTCGCTTCTTTCCATATAGCGACGTTTCACTGTTAGATGCCACTGAAACGACTCAAATCGACGTGTGTCACTTATTCCCACCTCGAACTAAGTGAAACATACAGCGACATCCCAATCAGAGCCGCGGGGGAAACAGTTCGACTCAATAACTCGCACAGCAAATCAAACCCTGCTTATTTATCCGCTGATCAACTCAGAAAGCCAATTGAATTCATTTAAAGGGTCAAACTGGGCGGCATGGCACGTGGCTTCATCCACCCTGGACCAGGAGGCTTTCAACCCCAGGTTGTGTTTTTAGGTTCAGAGTGATGCTTTTCGCCAGAGCTGGCTCGGTTTAGAGGTCCGTTTAATGGTTAAAAGTGCAGCAGGTTAGCACAGGAAGATCGAGTGTGAAAGAAAACACGCGGCGTGAACAATGAACCATGAATGTCGAGTGGAGCACAATGGCTCGCCGCTGTGGCGGTCCCAGTTCGGATCAATGGCCCTTGATTAGCACACATGAGGTGTCAGACCGTTCGATGGAAAACGAGATTTTCCTGCGGAGGTTTGATCAGCTTGTTCTgatttttcacttcattatGAAATTTCCCTTCGTCCCttttcgagtgtgtgtgttatagagAGCTCTGATAAGGCTTCAGTGTGTAATGCTGAGCGGGCATGATGAGAGGACAATATAAATGTAGGTTCATCGCAATGAAAGCGTCAATTAATTGACTGGTCCAGTCCAAACAGCCCTGAGCTCTCAGTTTAATTGGGAAGAAGCGGTTGGTTCAGATGCCTGATAAGGGCGAGAGAACAGAGAGTTAATCAGACCGATTGTACTGGGAGTCAGTTAAAATAATTACTCCACTGATATCAACGGGGGACGCTGGGTACAGCAGCAGGTTCAATAGATGAAACGTGCACGTATAAAtgaatagagaaaaaaatacatggaaaaaacaatttttttttttctgtactttaAAATGTGTCACGAGGAGACGTGTACagctgtgtatcatctgcataactgCGAACGTCGATGCCAGGTCTCCGGAGGACACTCCCACAGGGGAACATGTATAAATTAAAAAGCCGGAAGCCGCGATTGACCCTTGGGGCACATTTCGTTTCAGAGCCTTGATTAACATGTATCCAGAAATCTGTGCAACAGGAGCTCAACCATTTATAGATATGAAAAACATTTACATCTCCAGACAATTCTTCTTGAATAAACTGTTTATTATTAGCGTAAGCAAGAACAATGTACAAGACTGAGAGAAAACccttttttatcattatttagaATTTTATCGCATAATACAATGGCATTAAATAATCTATTAGTACTTTTCTTATAATATTAAAATGAACAATGTTATGTTAAGATGTTTTATAATAATCTACAAAGATCTGAATTTTGGAAGTTTATGAATAAGGGAAAAAATGCTTGTATTTGAACTGACTGCACTTcaattttatttgaattaatagatcaaattaattaaaatatgtttaattttaattggcaaaaaaaaaaaagtttattaatGCTGGAAAGTAAATCTCAAtgattgaaaacacaaaagaatcAGAGTGTGAATTGTTGTTGACCTGAAGTCTTCCTACTAGATCTGGATATGGAACTGGATGCAGGTTTTTACCGCCAACATCCCAGAGAGACTCGGACTGATTAACTGagacaaaaatgacaagaacaccatacagctttaaaaatgaaataactaAACTTGTTAAATGAGAGAACCAGTGAagagctgagaggagagaagcagaCCAGTGAAGTTTTGTGTTCTTCGGTGTGATTaacccaaaagaaaaaagaaagaaagactccTTCCTGGAGTAGCTGCTCCCCATTAGAATCAACTACTGCGGCTGCcactcacctgctgctgcttaGCAATGCAAATCGACACATAAGACGCTGCGTCTCAGCTTCTATAGGAGGCCTGATCCTCAGccaggaggagtgtgtgacCACTTGAAGTGAGACGGCGACTGCAGAAATCAAAGTGTCTGATTTATGAGATGAAGGCAGTCCTCCAGTTTTTAACGCTGGGCTCGTTAGTCGTTTATGTCTTCATGTGAGTGAGACTTTCACCTGGATTTCTCCTGCTGTAAGTTTGCAATACAGGTTGTGTCATTTATGAACGATTTTATACTCTGCATTTCTGTCAGACGCCATCGTCGCTGATCAATCAGCTTCCACTTTTCTGTGCAAGAAACTTTGATAAAGTAGGTCtcgaagatgaatggatgaattcATATCGGTGTTCTTTACTGCATTAGGacactttgacctttgacattCCCCAGCTGCAATGAAGGCCGACGTTTTGTCTAattaaaagtttcatttcaaaagtCACAGAACAATCCAGTCAAATACCAACAGGCTGTCTTATTACACTGTGATCGATAAAACTGTCTCGTGACCGATCTCTCTCAACCGCAATTAACTGCTCTGACTTGATATTCTGAATTTActggttttttttaactcaaattCTAAGCGCCATCTCCGTTTGCTGTCAAGTAAAATGAAACCCGAACAGATCAGCACATCGACTGTGTGCTTGATGAATTTCATGATTTGTTAATAGTTATTTAAAAGTAGGAAACTCTTCTCCATGCATCTCGCGCTGCCACGGCATATTTTTACACCAGATCCCATTGTTTCCGAGGTTTTCGGCAGAAGCAGCAAATCTTTGCCGGAGTTTGAGGAGATTTTAAGGTTCCTGCCTCCTCACTGTCTCCCTGCTCGTCACAATGCGCCCTGTCACAGATATCAAGGCTTTGCGCTCATCCACTAAGCCAGCCCTCATTCTTGGGCTATATTTTCTCTCGTACACTCATTTCCTCATGTTCCTCCCACGAGTCac
This genomic window contains:
- the mrtfab gene encoding myocardin related transcription factor Ab isoform X5; amino-acid sequence: MDSHEGEEPSPGSMEVGGGPGWAPSPQSEAVTTELQELSIHPAANPLPLQERKNVLQLKLQQRRTREELVSQGIMPPLKSPAAFHEQRRSLERARTEDYLKRKIRCRPERSELVRMHILEETSAEPSLQAKQLQLKRARLADDLNDKISHRPGPIELVHKNILSVGVPPQHSPLDSPKGAGGESSSLDEDSSDALSPDQLTNHDSPLSAVPQLSPSDVLSPGGDISPTQFLTQPPPPPPPPPPPLPQFNGSDSSPLPKMTNGTILTSRPPGQVKSQAKTSSDRPPHRSKKAKDNKPKVKKLKYHQYIPPDQKADKERPPAMDSSYAKLLQQQQLFLQLQILSQQQQHYNYHTILPAPPKPQTDQAPAANSGPSPSRSIHSASAPATPAGQSGAARQSQAAPGGAKPAALPANLDEFKVAELKQELKLRGLTVSGTKNDLLERLRNYQEQNGGMAAIVRNGTGQPGAAVAAVGISTSPPATVPGHDQQPAESGFKLALSSLAQAVPGRVMRFGSTSSSPPVSPTPSERSLAGMSPDETSCSGDMFGEMVSSPLTQLTLHPSPQQPTGASPLSQPLSAVKEESQSSCGLSQPSPAAVQAAEPPSGVAMDTSCMDKDQMLQEKDKQIEELTKMLRQKQRLVETLRSQLEQGKAGGGVVVKKEGSEKSRTSSEVKLQTLIKASAVQPASLPNTIVLTVKKEAEPEEDMEGVTEETPAKKAAQPMQCSQETLLRLQQIHRLQVQQAEQQKQQPQKVSEAKVAPQKQQQQQQQKKDAQILLQQQQQLQQLIIQQTQQKQLQAQQKLAQLKQRPAQLQQKSPVQLKQIQVQIQNQASLKPAANPTQQRKQQRQQLKQQQPAAATTQQVTPVIINQQNGSSLHTQAISLDLLKANGTPTLVTDSNGNHYLIALTSHAPDGQNGVSSLAKTNGRITLQRLQSTPSKLPSTVSQSKEQPEAEPVKQPVKKGQKPGLHLDTNGAPPPGQSATAPPSLQPFFDDASDAESQSSLISSLKENGVNSQQMDDLFDILLKSGEIPGFKANPDPSLAPLHSDPPSPSAATSPLHLSPPTPTEPLVSPQPAVPSPCVDGGRLEDFLEGSTAPPLLGMDPNGGLALFDDLHSQMLSAPSILDHPPSPMDTSDLGFSEGVDFGDPALDSMDWLDISMVGSGGGGGGSAGGGRGGGSGGGGGAGDGGTSLGPLAPHTPPSVFSADFLDSTDLQLHWESCL
- the mrtfab gene encoding myocardin related transcription factor Ab isoform X2, translated to MDSHEGEEPSPGSMEVGGGPGWAPSPQSEAVTTELQELSIHPAANPLPLQERKNVLQLKLQQRRTREELVSQGIMPPLKSPAAFHEQRRSLERARTEDYLKRKIRCRPERSELVRMHILEETSAEPSLQAKQLQLKRARLADDLNDKISHRPGPIELVHKNILSVGVPPQHSPLDSPKGAGGESSSLDEDSSDALSPDQLTNHDSPLSAVPQLSPSDVLSPGGDISPTQFLTQPPPPPPPPPPPLPQFNGSDSSPLPKMTNGTILTSRPPGQVKSQAKTSSDRPPHRSKKAKDNKPKVKKLKYHQYIPPDQKADKERPPAMDSSYAKLLQQQQLFLQLQILSQQQQHYNYHTILPAPPKPQTDQAPAANSGPSPSRSIHSASAPATPAGQSGAARQSQAAPGGAKPAALPANLDEFKVAELKQELKLRGLTVSGTKNDLLERLRNYQEQNGGMAAIVRNGTGQPGAAVAAVGISTSPPATVPGHDQQPAESGFKLALSSLAQAVPGRVMRFGSTSSSPPVSPTPSERSLAGMSPDETSCSGDMFGEMVSSPLTQLTLHPSPQQPTGASPLSQPLSAVKEESQSSCGLSQPSPAAVQAAEPPSGVAMDTSCMDKDQMLQEKDKQIEELTKMLRQKQRLVETLRSQLEQGKAGGGVVVKKEGSEKSRTSSEVKLQTLIKASAVQPASLPNTIVLTVKKEAEPEEDMEGVTEETPAKKAAQPMQCSQETLLRLQQIHRLQVQQAEQQKQQPQKVSEAKVAPQKQQQQQQQKKDAQILLQQQQQLQQLIIQQTQQKQLQAQQKLAQLKQRPAQLQQKSPVQLKQIQVQIQNQASLKPAANPTQQRKQQRQQLKQQQPAAATTQQVTPVIINQQNGSSLHTQAISLDLLKANGTPTLVTDSNGNHYLIALTSHAPDGQNGVSSLAKTNGRITLQRLQSTPSKLPSTVSQSKEQPEAEPVKQPVKKGQKPGLHLDTNGAPPPGQSATAPPSLQPFFDDASDAESQSSLISSLKREEVCPPYDRHTLFTPPSPKPTTSPPPQRSTENGVNSQQMDDLFDILLKSGEIPGFKANPDPSLAPLHSDPPSPSAATSPLHLSPPTPTEPLVSPQPAVPSPCVDGGRLEDFLEGSTAPPLLGMDPNGGLALFDDLHSQMLSAPSILDHPPSPMDTSDLGFSEGVDFGDPALDSMDWLDISMVGSGGGGGGSAGGGRGGGSGGGGGAGDGGTSLGPLAPHTPPSVFSADFLDSTDLQLHWESCL
- the mrtfab gene encoding myocardin related transcription factor Ab isoform X6 — encoded protein: MIMLDTNHCLSFEPSPLDSPPMADDLEKAGLKMDNDRLVYHSLKEVLQLKLQQRRTREELVSQGIMPPLKSPAAFHEQRRSLERARTEDYLKRKIRCRPERSELVRMHILEETSAEPSLQAKQLQLKRARLADDLNDKISHRPGPIELVHKNILSVGVPPQHSPLDSPKGAGGESSSLDEDSSDALSPDQLTNHDSPLSAVPQLSPSDVLSPGGDISPTQFLTQPPPPPPPPPPPLPQFNGSDSSPLPKMTNGTILTSRPPGQVKSQAKTSSDRPPHRSKKAKDNKPKVKKLKYHQYIPPDQKADKERPPAMDSSYAKLLQQQQLFLQLQILSQQQQHYNYHTILPAPPKPQTDQAPAANSGPSPSRSIHSASAPATPAGQSGAARQSQAAPGGAKPAALPANLDEFKVAELKQELKLRGLTVSGTKNDLLERLRNYQEQNGGMAAIVRNGTGQPGAAVAAVGISTSPPATVPGHDQQPAESGFKLALSSLAQAVPGRVMRFGSTSSSPPVSPTPSERSLAGMSPDETSCSGDMFGEMVSSPLTQLTLHPSPQQPTGASPLSQPLSAVKEESQSSCGLSQPSPAAVQAAEPPSGVAMDTSCMDKDQMLQEKDKQIEELTKMLRQKQRLVETLRSQLEQGKAGGGVVVKKEGSEKSRTSSEVKLQTLIKASAVQPASLPNTIVLTVKKEAEPEEDMEGVTEETPAKKAAQPMQCSQETLLRLQQIHRLQVQQAEQQKQQPQKVSEAKVAPQKQQQQQQQKKDAQILLQQQQQLQQLIIQQTQQKQLQAQQKLAQLKQRPAQLQQKSPVQLKQIQVQIQNQASLKPAANPTQQRKQQRQQLKQQQPAAATTQQVTPVIINQQNGSSLHTQAISLDLLKANGTPTLVTDSNGNHYLIALTSHAPDGQNGVSSLAKTNGRITLQRLQSTPSKLPSTVSQSKEQPEAEPVKQPVKKGQKPGLHLDTNGAPPPGQSATAPPSLQPFFDDASDAESQSSLISSLKQENGVNSQQMDDLFDILLKSGEIPGFKANPDPSLAPLHSDPPSPSAATSPLHLSPPTPTEPLVSPQPAVPSPCVDGGRLEDFLEGSTAPPLLGMDPNGGLALFDDLHSQMLSAPSILDHPPSPMDTSDLGFSEGVDFGDPALDSMDWLDISMVGSGGGGGGSAGGGRGGGSGGGGGAGDGGTSLGPLAPHTPPSVFSADFLDSTDLQLHWESCL